TCCTTTAAGAATAACTAATTTAAACGTAAGTTTGAATTAATTTCTTAAGAATCCTCGCACTTTAGGGCGGGGAGTGTCAAGGCAGAATGATCTTAGATAAGTTTATAAGGAGTTATATTTATGCGTCTTTTACACACCATGCTCAGGGTAGGTAATTTGGAGGAATCCATCAAGTTTTATTGTGATGTGTTGGGTATGAAGTTGTTAAGACAAAAAGATTATCCGGGAGGGGAGTTTACCCTTGCTTTTGTGGGTTATGGGGATGAGGCTGATCATTCTGTGATTGAGTTGACCTACAATTGGGGTAAGGACAGTTATGATATTGGCGATGGATATGGACATATTGCCCTTGGGGTGGATGATATTTATAGCACTTGTGACAAAATTAAATCCCTTGGGGGTAAGGTAATTAGGGAACCTGGCCCCATGAAACATGGTACGACGGTTATTGCATTTGTGGAAGATCCTACGGGGTATAAGGTGGAATTGATTGAAACAAAAAAAGACTAGATAATAATTGATAATGGATAATTATCCTCTCTTGCCTTTTGCCTTTTGCCTTTTGCCTGTTCCCTGTTCCCTGTTCCCAAACTAATCAATTTCTCTCTCTGCGATTCTGAGTTTGGCGGAGCGCGATCGCACATTAACCTCTTGCTCTTGTTTACTGGGGGTGAGGGGTTTTTTGGTGATCACTTTGAGGGTATCGCTATCCCGGAATTGATATTTAACGATTCTATCCTCAAGACTATGAAAGCTAATAATAGCAATTCTGCCCTCGGGTTTTAGCCAATGGGGGGCATTGTTCAAAAAGGTAGTTAGGGAGTCTAATTCTTGGTTTACGGCGATGCGCAGGGCTTGAAAGGTCCTTGTGGCAGGGTGTATTTTACCATAACGGGCTTTGGGAGGATAGCAAAGGGCGATCGCACTGGCTAACTGAGTGGTACTGGTAAAAGGGCGTTTTTCAACAATTTTTCGGGCAATACGGCGAGATAGTCTTTCTTCTCCATATTGATAAATGAGATCAGCGATTTCTTTTTCCTGCCAATGATTAACAATTTCGGCAGCGGTGAGAGATTGATTTTGATCCATACGCATATCCAACTCCCCTTCATTGCGGAAGCTAAAACCTCGCTCGGCATGATCAAATTGAGGAGAACTAACCCCCAAATCAGCAATAATGCCATCAAATTGATTTTCTTTGCCTACAAAATCGGCAAAATTGCCATGCCAAAAACTGATTCTTTCTAAATAAGATGAAGGTAATCGATTACGTACAGAGGCGATCGCATTTTCATCCCGATCAATCACCGTCATCGTAATACTATCATCATACCCTAACAAAATTTCCGTGTGTCCCCCTCCCCCTAGAGTAGCATCGAGATAATTCCCCTGAGCCTTTGGTTTCACCGCCTCCACCAACTCTTGAGCAAAAACAGAAACATGATGAAAATCAGCGGGAGAATGGGTCATAAAAAAGAAAAAGTAACTAATCATTTACATTCTCAGATTTTAATGGTTTGTTGTCAACTTTTTTTGTTAGAATTTGCTTGATGGAATCTTGTGAAAACCATGATTAAAACTGCTGTTTTCTTAACTACAATTGTATTATCAATGACAGCTTGTAATGGAAATCAATACCTTCAAAAAAATAGCACTCATAATCAAGAAGAAATCATTTTTGTAGAGCAAGAAATAGTAGGGGAAGATATACCCGTTGATTTATTAAAAATGATTGAAAATGAACGACAAAAATCAAGACCATTAAATAATAATTCTGACTCCGTAACTTATCGTTTCTCCGAAGGAGAATCAACCATAGATGATATTTCTGGTGATGGTGTGGAAATATCTGAAATTGAACCAGTTAATATCACAGAAGACCTAATCTACTCTGGGGAAGGGCAATTTCGTAGTCAGTCACCTATAAATGGTATTTATA
The sequence above is a segment of the Cyanobacterium stanieri PCC 7202 genome. Coding sequences within it:
- a CDS encoding lactoylglutathione lyase (PFAM: Glyoxalase/Bleomycin resistance protein/Dioxygenase superfamily~TIGRFAM: lactoylglutathione lyase~COGs: COG0346 Lactoylglutathione lyase and related lyase~InterPro IPR004361:IPR004360~KEGG: cyc:PCC7424_4951 lactoylglutathione lyase~PFAM: Glyoxalase/bleomycin resistance protein/dioxygenase~PRIAM: Lactoylglutathione lyase~SPTR: Lactoylglutathione lyase;~TIGRFAM: lactoylglutathione lyase); amino-acid sequence: MRLLHTMLRVGNLEESIKFYCDVLGMKLLRQKDYPGGEFTLAFVGYGDEADHSVIELTYNWGKDSYDIGDGYGHIALGVDDIYSTCDKIKSLGGKVIREPGPMKHGTTVIAFVEDPTGYKVELIETKKD
- a CDS encoding S-adenosyl-methyltransferase MraW (PFAM: MraW methylase family~TIGRFAM: S-adenosyl-methyltransferase MraW~COGs: COG0275 S-adenosylmethionine-dependent methyltransferase involved in cell envelope biogenesis~InterPro IPR002903~KEGG: mar:MAE_30440 S-adenosyl-methyltransferase MraW~PFAM: methyltransferase~SPTR: Ribosomal RNA small subunit methyltransferase H;~TIGRFAM: S-adenosyl-methyltransferase MraW) → MTHSPADFHHVSVFAQELVEAVKPKAQGNYLDATLGGGGHTEILLGYDDSITMTVIDRDENAIASVRNRLPSSYLERISFWHGNFADFVGKENQFDGIIADLGVSSPQFDHAERGFSFRNEGELDMRMDQNQSLTAAEIVNHWQEKEIADLIYQYGEERLSRRIARKIVEKRPFTSTTQLASAIALCYPPKARYGKIHPATRTFQALRIAVNQELDSLTTFLNNAPHWLKPEGRIAIISFHSLEDRIVKYQFRDSDTLKVITKKPLTPSKQEQEVNVRSRSAKLRIAEREID
- a CDS encoding hypothetical protein (KEGG: dap:Dacet_2324 tol-pal system protein YbgF~SPTR: Tol-pal system protein YbgF), with amino-acid sequence MIKTAVFLTTIVLSMTACNGNQYLQKNSTHNQEEIIFVEQEIVGEDIPVDLLKMIENERQKSRPLNNNSDSVTYRFSEGESTIDDISGDGVEISEIEPVNITEDLIYSGEGQFRSQSPINGIYKDVYEYDLPPKQNSYSHRLFPWDNIFEYGIPISSIDDN